A genome region from Triticum aestivum cultivar Chinese Spring chromosome 2B, IWGSC CS RefSeq v2.1, whole genome shotgun sequence includes the following:
- the LOC123039382 gene encoding putative E3 ubiquitin-protein ligase SINA-like 6, which yields MSTRAALENLTLADADALDCGVCCLPLKPPIFQCGVGHALCEQCRGKLASARTCHVCRAPMADGYRRNHDLERLVESIRAPCPNAAYGCAARPVYYDGPRHLEDCLHAPCHCPEEACGFVGSTEMLLAHFAGEHEWPCTSGVRAGESFSVDLEDGFNAVTVGDGARELLFLVMASPVYLGRAISAVCVCPRTDGGDEIFYGIELEFERLGGWYGERLKSFFNVECTNLSSGLPDPDDRFQFLLPNSVKPYEAVTIKIEACIYTEIQ from the exons ATGTCCACACGCGCGGCGCTCGAGAACTTGACGCTGGCGGACGCCGATGCCCTCGACTGCGGTGTCTGCTGCCTCCCGCTCAAGCCGCCCATCTTCCAG TGCGGGGTGGGGCACGCGCTGTGCGAGCAGTGCCGCGGCAAGCTGGCCTCGGCGCGAACCTGTCACGTGTGTCGCGCTCCGATGGCCGACGGCTACCGCCGGAACCACGACTTGGAGCGGCTGGTGGAGTCCATCCGCGCGCCCTGCCCCAACGCCGCCTACGGATGCGCCGCCAGACCGGTCTACTACGACGGGCCCCGCCACCTCGAGGACTGCCTCCACGCGCCGTGCCACTGCCCCGAGGAAGCCTGCGGCTTCGTCGGCTCCACGGAGATGCTGCTGGCCCACTTCGCCGGAGAGCACGAGTGGCCGTGCACCAGCGGCGTCCGCGCCGGGGAGTCCTTCTCCGTGGACCTCGAGGACGGCTTCAACGCCGTCACCGTCGGGGACGGCGCCAGGGAGCTGCTGTTCCTGGTGATGGCGTCGCCCGTGTACCTCGGACGCGCCATCTCCGCTGTATGCGTGTGCCCCCGAACTGACGGCGGCGATGAGATCTTCTACGGGATCGAGCTCGAGTTCGAAAGATTAGGCGGCTGGTATGGTGAGCGCCTGAAATCTTTTTTCAACGTGGAATGCACGAATCTCTCCAGTGGCCTACCCGATCCCGACGACCGCTTCCAGTTCCTCCTGCCCAATTCTGTCAAGCCATATGAGGCGGTAACTATCAAGATCGAAGCCTGCATTTACACCGAGATACAGTAA